Within the Arthrobacter sp. V1I7 genome, the region GTGCCGGGGAAGAAGATTTCACGGCGGGCCGTCAGGCTCGGGCGTCCGAACGGATCCAGGTGCGCATGGTTTTCGATCCGGAAGGGGATGCCCTCGCCATACTCCGGGAAGAAGGCCTGTTCCCCGCTCGTGAGGCGCAGCAGTGGGCGCAGCCAGGGCTGCGGGCAACCCGCCACGTCGAAGACGCCCTCGCCGACGCCGAAATGGCCGGATCCCGGGGCGAGTGAGAAGTATTCCTGCAGCTGGGGTTGCAGCCGGGAGAACGCATCCCCCAGGGCAAGCGGATAGATCGGTGTGGTCACGGGAGCCTCCTGCAGGTCCTGGCCGGAATGGTGCCTCTGTGCACAGCATGCAGGACGGCGGCGGCTTGTTCCAGCGGGCCCGAATCCAGGCCGCAGATTCTGCCCCGGACAATGCCCCCGCCATGCCCGGAAATCGCTCAATACGACAAAGCCAATTCAATAGGGGAATATATAATTATGAAGGCACGCATTCTGGTAGTGGACGATGACGAGGCGCTCGCCGAGATGATCGGCATTGTGCTGCGCAACGATGGCTTTGAGCCCGTCTTTTGCGCCGACGGCGGGCAGGCTCTCGAAGTCTTCCGGTCCTCGAAGCCCGATCTCGTGCTGCTCGACCTGATGCTCCCGGGCATGGACGGCATCGAAGTGTGCCGGCAGATCCGTGCCGAGTCGGATGTCCCGATCGTCATGCTGACGGCGAAATCGGACACCTCGGACGTGGTCCGGGGGCTGGAATCCGGCGCGGACGACTATGTACCCAAACCCTTCAAGCCCGCGGAACTCGTGGCCCGGGTCCGGGCCCGGCTCCGGCCCGGCGACCAGAAGGCGCCGGAAACCCTGCGTATCGCGGATGTCACCATCGACGTGGCCGGCCACCTCGTCAGCCGCGGCAGCGAGCGCATCTCGCTCACGCCGCTGGAATTCGACCTCCTGGTGGCGCTGGCCCGCAAGCCGTGGCAGGTCTTCACCCGGGAACTCCTGCTGGAGCAGGTCTGGGGCTACCGCCACGCCGCCGACACGCGGTTGGTCAACGTCCATGTCCAGCGGCTCCGGTCAAAGATCGAACGTGACCCGGAAGCCCCCGAAGTTGTATTGACGGTCCGTGGTGTCGGCTATAAAGCAGGTTCCTGAACCCGCCGACGGCCGGCCCGGGTCAACCTCGGAACACACGCTGTTGGCGCAGGCCGGGCCGGAACAAGCCCGCTCCGAACATGCCAGCCCGGAGCAGACCCGGTCCGAACCCGCCCCCTTGGAACCCGATCATCCGGAAGGCGTTCCCGGGCACCCCGCGGCCGGCGCCCAGCCGGAGCCGGAGCCGAAGCCGGACCCGGAGCCTGGCGACCAGCGCCGTGGTCCGGCGGGTTGGTCCCTGATCCTCTTCCGCACCAGGATCTGGCTTCGCCGCGCCCTGATCATGGCGGTCCGCGTCGCGCGCCTGGTGCGGACCGGGGTCTCCCGGCTGCTGCCGGGCATCCGTTATCTGCTGCGCTCCCTGCACCGCAAATGGCGCCGCTCGATGCAGTTCCGCACGGTGCTCACGACGCTGATGCTCGCCATCAGCTCCTTTGCCGTGGTGGGAGCCTACCTGTCCAACCAGATCGCCAATAATCTTTTCCAGGAACGCCTTGCCCAGGCGGAGTCCGAGACCCGCTACAACGTGAAGCAGGTCCAGGACACCTTCGACGGCGCCCAGGTCACCGACCAGTCCAGCGTCATCACGCTCGTCTATGACACCTTGAACGCGGTCGAGGGCCGCGGATCCGTGATCCAGCGACGGTACGTCTTTGAAGCCATGCCGGAACAGACCAAGCCCCGCAACCGGTGGGTGGAATCCCGGGCCTCGGATCAGCTGACCATCAGCGTCATCCCGCCCGAGCTGCGCAAGGCAGTCCAGGACTCAGGCAAGGAGCAGTTCTGGGCCTCCACGGAATTCCCGGTGGGTACCGGGGACCGTCCCGGCATTGCGGTCGGCAACAAGGTCACCTTCAACGGCACCGTCTACGAGCTCTACCTCATCTACGACCTCAACACGGCACAGAAGACCCTCGACGAGATCCAGAACGTCCTGCTTGCCGGCGGGGCGGCGCTGGTGCTCATGATCGGGGCCGTCGCCTGGTACGTGACCCGCAACGTCGTGAGCCCGGTCAGCCACGCCGCCGTCGTGTCCGAAAAACTTGCCGCCGGGCAACTGCAGGAGCGCATGGTGGTCAAGGGCGAGGACGAGGTGGCGCGGCTGGGCGCTTCGTTCAACCACATGGCGGCCAGCCTGCAGGAGCAGATCACCCAGCTCGCCACCCTCTCCCAGATGCAGCAGCGTTTCGTCTCGGACGTCTCCCACGAGCTGCGTACCCCGCTCACCACCGTGCGGATGGCCGCGGAGGTGCTCTACGATGCGCGGGAGGATTTCGACCCCATCAACAAGCGTTCGGCGGAACTGCTCTACAACCAGGTGGAACGCTTCCAGTCACTGCTGGCGGACCTGCTGGAGATTTCCCGCTTCGACGCCGGGGTGGCAACGCTCGACGCCGAGCCCACCGACATTGTCCAGCTCATCACCCACGTGATCGAAGGCGTGGCACCCGTCGCGGCCGAGTACGGCTCCGAGGTCACCCTCAACGCCCCCGAGGGCAGCATCATCGTGGAGATGGACGACCGCCGGATCGACCGGATCCTGCGCAACCTCATCCTGAATGCCCTGGAACACGGCGAGGGCCGTCCGGTAAACGTGTCCGTGGCAGCCAACGGCACCGCCGTGGCAGTAGCCGTCCGCGACCATGGGATCGGCATGGGCGCGGCCGAGGCCGCCCGCGTCTTCGACCGCTTCTGGCGCGCCGATCCGGCCCGGGCACGGACCACGGGAGGCAGCGGCCTGGGGCTTTCCATTGCCGCCGAGGACACCAAGCTCCACAACGGGTGGCTCCAGGCGTGGGGAGACAAGGGCAACGGGTCCAACTTCCGGCTGACCCTTTCGCTCCGACAGGGCGAGACCATCACCAGGTCGCCGCTCCAGCTGGAACCGGCCGACGTCGGACTGCCCGGTTCCGGACCCCAGCGCACCATGTTGCTGCTGGACCCGTCGCCCGCCCCGGAGAGCAAGGCCTCCGTTCCGGGAGCTGCGCCCCGCGCAGCCGGCGGCAGTGATGACGAAAGGAAGGCGGAGTCATGAGGGGTTCCTCGAACAGACTCACGACGGCGTGCGCCGCCGTGCTGGCCGTCGTCCTGTTGATGCTGACGTCCTGCGCCCAGATCCCGCGCTCCGGGCCGGTCGGCAGGAGCACGGACGAGAGCGCCGGAAACCCCAATAACGCCCCCGTCTTCTTCCCGTCCGCTCCCCGCCCCGGCGCCGGACCCGAGGCCGTGATCGAGGACTTCTACCTGGCCGGCAGCGGTTATGAGGACGACTACGCCGTCGCCCGCCAGTACCTCACCCAGGCCTCCTCCGTCACCTGGAAACCGGACCAGCGGGTCCTCGTGTTCCGGTCGGCCCGGGTGGTGCCCACCGGCGTCGAGAACGTGTTCAACTACGAACTGGACGTGGCTTACTCAGTGGACGCCGACGGCGTCGCCACGCAGCTTCCTCCGGGCACCACGGAGAACATTCCCGCCACCCTGACCCAGGTCGACGGTGAATGGAGGATCGCGGAAATCCCGGATGGCACCGCCATCCCGGAGGAGACGTTCAAAGTCATCTACGGTGCCTACCCGATCTACTTTTACGATCCCACTTTCACTTACGCAGTCCCCGATGTCCGGTGGTTCATCAGGAAGAAGACTGTCAAGTCCATGACCAGCGCCCTCCTCGGCGGACCCGCCCCCTATCTCAAGGGCGCCGTCGTCAGCGCCTTCCCCTCGGGCATCCAGCTGGCCCGGGAGTCAGTACCCGTCGTCTCCGGTGCAGCCCAGGTGGATCTCACCGCCAAGGACCTCGTGGAAGCCTCCAGTGAGGACAGGCTGCGGATGCAGACGCAGCTGGCCTTGACATTCCGGAGCCAGCCCGACGTCATCAACGTTGAACTCCGGGCCGACCAGGACCTCGTCCGGGTCGAGGACAACGGATCCGTGCTGGCGCCGATCCGGGACAAGAACGTCCCGGCCCACCAGATTGCCGTGAGCGACAACGAGCTGGTCCGGTACGAGAACAACAGGATCTCACCGCTTCCGGATATCCAGTCCGTCGCAGCCCTCGGGCCCCGGGCCCCGGCGGAGTCTCCCGTCTCGCAATCGGCGGCATTCCTCAATGCCGACCGGACGACCCTGTACGCCATCGTGCCGGGCCAGGCCGCACGTGCCCTGACCACCCGCGCCACCTTGTCCGGGCCCTCCTTCGACCGCTATGACTGGGTGTGGACCGCCGGTCCGGGAGCCACCGGCGCAACCGAAGTCGTGGCTTACCGGCCCGTCGGAGTGGCCGAAGGGGCGGCCGTGCCGACGGTCTCGCTGGCGCCGGGCTGGCTCGCCGGCCGCACTGTCAGGGAGTTCAGGGTGTCCCGCGAGGGCGCACGGGCGCTCGTTATTTCGGAGCAGAACGGCAAGACCAAGGTCCAGGTGACGGGCATCATCCGGGCCGCCGACGGCACGCCTCGGGACCTGACCGCACCGATGACTCTCCTGACGGCCCGCGATCCGGATCAGGGAGTCTGGATCGACGACACCACGGTGGCCGTTTTGAAGGGCTCCGCGAGCGAAACGGTGATCCCCGAGCTGCTGTCCCTGACGTCCGCGCAACCGGAGCCGCTCGCGCCGTGGCCGGGGCTCACGGCTCTCAGCGCCGGCAACGGCCCGGAGGAGATCTTCGCGCAGTCCGCCGAAGGCATCTTCCAGCGGCTCGGCAACGGCTGGTCGCCCCAGCTCGAGGGTCCGGTCGATCCGGCCTTCCCCGGCTGAACCGAAGCCGCCGGGCAGGCTGTCCACCCGGCGGCTCCACGCAGCTGTCCTGCCCAGCTGACCGCGTGGTGCCACCAACCGCGTTGTGCAACCAACCCTGTGCGACCAACCCTGTTGTGCACATAACGCTGTTGCTTGCTGTCGCCGCCGGCCGGGCCGCGTCAGCCTTGAAGCATGACGAGACACAGGCACAACGGCACGCAGTCCCAGCGGCATGGCCCCGATCTGGACCTGTCCCCGCCTGCATTCCGGGCGTCGAACCATCGAGGTGACTACCCTCGCGGGCCGGCGCGTCTGGCGGACCGGACAGCGGCCGCAGCGGCGGAACTGCTTGCCCTTGCGGCTCCGGTGGGCTGCGTCTGTTGCGGGGCGGAGGATCTGGTGCTCTGTGGCACCTGCGCGCGGCAGATCCGGCTCCTGACCCGGAACCCGTTCCAGGCCGAGGCGCAGGCCCCCGCGCTGATGGACATGGACGGCTCCGTGCTACTTCCGGTAGTTGCCGCCGGCGTCTACCGCGGGGAGCTGGCGCAGGCCGTGCTGTCATTCAAGCGGTACGGCCAGGCGCGGCTCGGTCGCGTGCTGGCGCAGGCGCTCGGCCGAGCCGTAGACGCCGCGGCGGGGGAACCGGCGGGGGTCTGGCTGGTGCCGGTGCCTACGAGCAACGGCGCCTTCCGGAAGCGGGGCTTCAGCCCGGTCCATCTGCTGCTCAAGAGGTTCAGCCGGGACCGTACCTCCGGGGCACCGGAGCGCGACGGTCCTCGGGTCGTTGACGCGCTCCGGAAGTCAGGAGCCCTGCGGAGGGCAGGGTCGTCGCTGGCGCGGCCCCTGACGGCGCCACAGTACGGGTTCCTGGTGCGGTCCCTGTCAGGGTCCCTGGCCGGCGGGCAGAAAGGCCTGGGCCGTGGCGCGCGGTCGCAGCGGGTGCGGGAATCAATGCGGGTCCGGGGCGGCCTCCGGGCTCCGGAGCTGCGCGGGCAGCCCTGCATCATCATCGATGACGTGCTCACCACGGGTGCCACCCTTGCCGAGGCCGCCCGGGCCTTGCAGCTGGCAGGAGCATTGGTCCGGGGTGCCGTGGTCCTCGCTGCGACACGCCCGCCGGTCGCAGCCGACTTCGCAGCCGGTCACCGCGTCGTGTCTGGGAAGGCGGGTGTCAAGGAAAAAAATAAACCAAAAAAAGATGAATAACAGGGGGCTATGAACTAACGTCGGAGATGGGTACCAAGAACAGATGTACCTGTCGATAGCGGCTCGGAAAGGGGCTCGACTGTCAGTCAAAACAGCCCCGGGAAGTGCCGCCGTCGTGTCACCGAAGTCATTTGGAGGGCACCATGGAGTTCATGATCAGCGGACGTAATTTGACGGTCTCAGACCGCTTCCGCGAGTACGCCGACGAGAAGATCTCGAAGATTGCGTCATTGGGGGACAAGGTCCAGAGGGTGGACGCGAAAGTTTCCAAGGAGACCAAGGCCCGCCAGACCGATGAGATGCTCACCGTCGAGCTGACAGTCCTGGGTCGAGGCCCCGTGATCCGGGCCGAAGCCAGCGCCGCAGACAAATTCGCCGCGTTCGATCTCGCCTACAACAAGCTCCTTGAACGCCTGCGCCGGGCGAAGGACCGTAAAAAGGTCCACCACGGCAGGCATACCCCCGTGGCGGTGCGCGAAGCCACGGCGTCGCTGGAGCCGGCCAGCACCAGCGCACCCCTCTACGAGGAAGCGAGCCGCCGCCAGGAGGCCCCGACGACTGAAACGGAGAAGTCGCCGTATGAGGTGGAGAACGACATTCCCGCCGGGGACTCTCCGGTGCTGATCCGTCGGAAGGTTTTCACCGCGGCGTCCCTGACCCTGGACGACGCCGTCGACAACATGGAGCTCGTGGGTCACGATTTCTATCTGTTCGTTGACAAGGAGACCAAGGCACCGTCCGTCGTCTACCGCCGCGAAGGCTGGACTTACGGGGTAATCTCCTTGGACCAGACCTGCGAGCCGGGCGCGACCCCACCGGAAGCAAAGGTCATCGCCTACCGCTCCGAGGATGAGCCCGCCAGAGCCTAGACTGGTGCCGACCATCCAGCGAAGGGACCGACGTGCACGAATCGCTGAGCCTTAACCAGGCCCGGCGGATCGCGCTGGCAGCCCAGGGATTGGATAAGGGACGGCCCGCCGGACCCGTGACCGCACGGGCGGTGGGCCGTACCTTTGCCCGCCTCCACCTGGTCCAGATCGATTCCGTCAACGTGCTGTCCAGGAGCCACTACCTGCCGTTCTTCTCGCGGCTGGGCAACTACGACCGCGGCATTCTGGACCGCATGGCAGGCACGCATCCGCGCCGCATGATGGAGTACTGGGCCCACGAGGCAAGCTTCATCCGCCCCGACCACTTCCAGGACCTCGTGCAGTGGCAGAGCCGGAAATGGGTGGGCGCGCACGCCATGGACCCGGAACTGAGGAGCGGAGTTGCATCGGGGGTACTGCAGGCCCTCGCAGCGGGCAAGCCCCTGACCGCGGCGGAACTCACGGCCCGCATCGGGCACGTTGAGGACCAGCAACAGGACAACTGGGGTTGGAACTGGAACGCCGTCAAGAGGGTCCTGGAGCACCTCTTCGAGGAAGGTCTGGTTTCTGCAGCTTCCCGGACCGAATCCTTTGAGCGCCGCTACACCCTGACCGCCAAGGTCCTGCCCCCGGAACAGGAGGGTGCCGGCCCCGGCGGGCCGGATCCGGCAGCCGCGATGGACCGGCTGGTCGACGCCGCAGCCCAGGC harbors:
- a CDS encoding LpqB family beta-propeller domain-containing protein; the protein is MRGSSNRLTTACAAVLAVVLLMLTSCAQIPRSGPVGRSTDESAGNPNNAPVFFPSAPRPGAGPEAVIEDFYLAGSGYEDDYAVARQYLTQASSVTWKPDQRVLVFRSARVVPTGVENVFNYELDVAYSVDADGVATQLPPGTTENIPATLTQVDGEWRIAEIPDGTAIPEETFKVIYGAYPIYFYDPTFTYAVPDVRWFIRKKTVKSMTSALLGGPAPYLKGAVVSAFPSGIQLARESVPVVSGAAQVDLTAKDLVEASSEDRLRMQTQLALTFRSQPDVINVELRADQDLVRVEDNGSVLAPIRDKNVPAHQIAVSDNELVRYENNRISPLPDIQSVAALGPRAPAESPVSQSAAFLNADRTTLYAIVPGQAARALTTRATLSGPSFDRYDWVWTAGPGATGATEVVAYRPVGVAEGAAVPTVSLAPGWLAGRTVREFRVSREGARALVISEQNGKTKVQVTGIIRAADGTPRDLTAPMTLLTARDPDQGVWIDDTTVAVLKGSASETVIPELLSLTSAQPEPLAPWPGLTALSAGNGPEEIFAQSAEGIFQRLGNGWSPQLEGPVDPAFPG
- a CDS encoding winged helix-turn-helix domain-containing protein, translating into MHESLSLNQARRIALAAQGLDKGRPAGPVTARAVGRTFARLHLVQIDSVNVLSRSHYLPFFSRLGNYDRGILDRMAGTHPRRMMEYWAHEASFIRPDHFQDLVQWQSRKWVGAHAMDPELRSGVASGVLQALAAGKPLTAAELTARIGHVEDQQQDNWGWNWNAVKRVLEHLFEEGLVSAASRTESFERRYTLTAKVLPPEQEGAGPGGPDPAAAMDRLVDAAAQAHGIGTVRCFADYFRVPLKAAAVSVGNLVEAGRIRRVVVTGWEKPLYRHVEAKLPRAATGRALVSPFDSLVFERRRLEALFGFHYRIEIYTPEPKRRFGYYVLPFLLRDGIVARVDLKADRANGLLLARAAHAEPGAPADTAVELAAELQLMAEWLQLDRVVVSRTGDLAPALAEAVAGSTTAVSAVREQA
- the hpf gene encoding ribosome hibernation-promoting factor, HPF/YfiA family: MEFMISGRNLTVSDRFREYADEKISKIASLGDKVQRVDAKVSKETKARQTDEMLTVELTVLGRGPVIRAEASAADKFAAFDLAYNKLLERLRRAKDRKKVHHGRHTPVAVREATASLEPASTSAPLYEEASRRQEAPTTETEKSPYEVENDIPAGDSPVLIRRKVFTAASLTLDDAVDNMELVGHDFYLFVDKETKAPSVVYRREGWTYGVISLDQTCEPGATPPEAKVIAYRSEDEPARA
- the mtrA gene encoding MtrAB system response regulator MtrA encodes the protein MKARILVVDDDEALAEMIGIVLRNDGFEPVFCADGGQALEVFRSSKPDLVLLDLMLPGMDGIEVCRQIRAESDVPIVMLTAKSDTSDVVRGLESGADDYVPKPFKPAELVARVRARLRPGDQKAPETLRIADVTIDVAGHLVSRGSERISLTPLEFDLLVALARKPWQVFTRELLLEQVWGYRHAADTRLVNVHVQRLRSKIERDPEAPEVVLTVRGVGYKAGS
- a CDS encoding ComF family protein; the protein is MTRHRHNGTQSQRHGPDLDLSPPAFRASNHRGDYPRGPARLADRTAAAAAELLALAAPVGCVCCGAEDLVLCGTCARQIRLLTRNPFQAEAQAPALMDMDGSVLLPVVAAGVYRGELAQAVLSFKRYGQARLGRVLAQALGRAVDAAAGEPAGVWLVPVPTSNGAFRKRGFSPVHLLLKRFSRDRTSGAPERDGPRVVDALRKSGALRRAGSSLARPLTAPQYGFLVRSLSGSLAGGQKGLGRGARSQRVRESMRVRGGLRAPELRGQPCIIIDDVLTTGATLAEAARALQLAGALVRGAVVLAATRPPVAADFAAGHRVVSGKAGVKEKNKPKKDE
- the mtrB gene encoding MtrAB system histidine kinase MtrB; translation: MAVRVARLVRTGVSRLLPGIRYLLRSLHRKWRRSMQFRTVLTTLMLAISSFAVVGAYLSNQIANNLFQERLAQAESETRYNVKQVQDTFDGAQVTDQSSVITLVYDTLNAVEGRGSVIQRRYVFEAMPEQTKPRNRWVESRASDQLTISVIPPELRKAVQDSGKEQFWASTEFPVGTGDRPGIAVGNKVTFNGTVYELYLIYDLNTAQKTLDEIQNVLLAGGAALVLMIGAVAWYVTRNVVSPVSHAAVVSEKLAAGQLQERMVVKGEDEVARLGASFNHMAASLQEQITQLATLSQMQQRFVSDVSHELRTPLTTVRMAAEVLYDAREDFDPINKRSAELLYNQVERFQSLLADLLEISRFDAGVATLDAEPTDIVQLITHVIEGVAPVAAEYGSEVTLNAPEGSIIVEMDDRRIDRILRNLILNALEHGEGRPVNVSVAANGTAVAVAVRDHGIGMGAAEAARVFDRFWRADPARARTTGGSGLGLSIAAEDTKLHNGWLQAWGDKGNGSNFRLTLSLRQGETITRSPLQLEPADVGLPGSGPQRTMLLLDPSPAPESKASVPGAAPRAAGGSDDERKAES